AATTACCCACTCTCCCCGAAGGCTTAGATTTTTCGAGAGGGAGGTGTTGAGGCCTAAGCCTGTTTGAAAGCCGTTTAAGTCGTGCTCGTTATTGAAAGTCGTAACAACACCTGTTGCTAACAAGGCACGTCCTTCACCACTCACTTTAAATGCGCCGTTAACGTATCCAGCACGGACATAGGCAAGTGTCGTATTGTTGATTTTAATCCCTGGCAAAATGGCAAGGCCGGCATTTCGTTTATTGCGAACATTGAATGAGGCGAAGGTAAGCCCTTCTAAATTGATCGGGTTATCATCGAAAATCTCTGCCTTAGCCTCATTATCAGAAAAATGTAAAAACCCTTCAACGCCAAGATAGAAGGGGGAGGGGAAATGAATGGCGAAACCGGCGAATAGACCTCCGGCTATGGCTATATCTGTCAGGTGGGTTTGGCCAAAACGATTTACTAATCCTGTCGCGAAGCGAATATCGGTCAACTTGATATTGTACTTGGAGTAATCTCCCGAGAGATTTGCACCCATGTAAAAATCCTTTGAATAATGGAGGCCTAAGTCTGAAGACGAGTTCATTGTGCCAGCCAAAGCACTGGCTGTATGCACGAGTCCCAAGAGTAGAA
This region of Legionella taurinensis genomic DNA includes:
- a CDS encoding outer membrane protein, which gives rise to MKNIRLLLLGLVHTASALAGTMNSSSDLGLHYSKDFYMGANLSGDYSKYNIKLTDIRFATGLVNRFGQTHLTDIAIAGGLFAGFAIHFPSPFYLGVEGFLHFSDNEAKAEIFDDNPINLEGLTFASFNVRNKRNAGLAILPGIKINNTTLAYVRAGYVNGAFKVSGEGRALLATGVVTTFNNEHDLNGFQTGLGLNTSLSKNLSLRGEWVINIYQSFTDPVINRRGLTEGSLIFNHPTTSQFNLGIVYHFNDVPA